From the Lysinibacillus fusiformis genome, the window ACCTGATTTTTTATATTGATTTGATTGGCAATTTGCTGTACCTCTGCATGGTCCCGTAGCTGTTCTTTGACGGCTTCTGCTGTTTCCAGTGTCAGCTGCTCCAGCGTCAACGAGTTATTTGACATTCGTGTCGCCTCCTTCCTATCATCAGAAAAAACGATTAAAGAGTTTTTTTATGATTTTGTCGGGTGCTTTTTTTTGCTGCTTTGGTTCTTCATAGTGCAAGTCAAATAGCATATGTTCTAATCGGTGTACATCATAACTATCCTCTTGCAAATGCTTTTCTAAATCTAGTTGACCTGTCGGATTGTAAAAAACAATATCCATACCAAATCGATTTAAAAAGGCCAATAACGCCATATCCTCACGTGATAATGCTGGTTGTTGAGGTGCTTGGTATAATACCAGCTTCGGTACCTCTTGGGAATAATCAAAGCTTTGTAGTAATCGTAGAATCTCCTGTGGAATCATCGTCATTTGTTTAAATAAAAATAACTGTAAATCATATAAGGTCTCATTTGGTTGTTGTTTCAGCATGGGCTGCTCACAGGAAGTTTTTATCGTGTGGGCAATCGCACGCTGTAGCTCCAATGTTAACTCACCATATTGCCACCAATCACTTTGCATAATACGCTCTACTGACAGCTCTCCATTCACTAGGCAATGCTTATAGTGAAAGTGGAAATTGGCTCTGCTCGTTGCTGCATAAGGGAATTTCTGGACAAAAACAGTTTGCGGATTTGCTAATAACTGATGCATATAATGCCAGTATTCTTCACGTTGGCTCGAAACCCCACTAATTTTTGCAAATATGACTGGAATGGCAATCTCATCCCCAACCACTTCAAACTGTGGTCGAACCAAAGCTTTCTCTTTTGCATAAATAAAAATATCATCATATGTCATCCGTAATGTTAAGGAACGCGGCATAAAATCTTTAAACTGCCAAGGCTTATAAACACCTGATTGCTGATCATGCATTAATTGTTCAAAATGCTGACTAGAACGATATCCGACCGTTGCCTGCCGGTCACGCAACTTATCAGGGAATGGCTGTAAAGTTGTTTGATTGGTATATGCATAAGTGATGGAGAATGTATCATTAGGATCAATCTCTGCCAATTCATCTATTTTAGCTGGATGAAAAATCAATACATCACAGCCAAGCTCCATTAATAGTAATAAAAAATAGCGCTGACTAAGAGTTGCTTCCCCGTACCAAACAACTTTAGGAAAATCATCTGTTGGTTTCATGGATTTTGTCCATAGAATCCAATGGTTTTTTAGCCATTTCACCATATCAATTAAAAAACGGCGAAAGTCATTTGCTAGTAAACCTAACGATTGCTGTTTTTGAAAGAGCTCTACTACTTTAATGGTTGCTAACTGTAAATGGCGATTCATTACACTGTCATCATGCTTAGGAATTAATTGATAGCCATACATCATTGCCACTAAACGATTAATAGATAGTCCTTGTGGTGTTTGTTGATGCTGCGAAAGGATCGTTTGTATTGCTTGAAAGTCTTTTGGTTCAATATGTTTATTTAATTCCTCACTTAAAATATGGATGTTAGCGTTTTGTGACAATGTAAATAATGAATTGAAATAATCATCTTCTTCGATTGGTACGCCTAATACACGAACAGCAATTCTACTAAAGCTCACTTGTTGCTCTGTTATTTCATAAAATGCACGATCCTTTGGTGAATCTTGAAACGCCTGTAGCCAATCATCAGGATGACGCTCCAACACTGATTTAATTGTGATTGTTTGCATACAAACGCACCTCCTAAAAATCATCCTCAGCCTATGCTGAAGCATTCATTTGTCATTGAACGCCTCTACCTAATGACAACGAAAAATATTTGAACATCTATACGACCGTTTGTTGTGAAGCCATTTGTAAAACCGTTTCCAATAGGTCTTTTGTAAATGCTTCACCATTGTGAGGCGAGTAAGTTGTATTTTGTAAAACTTTTGGCTGTTTATCCTTTAAATCTCCATGATTTGGTGTATAAGCTAAATCAGCCATTGCAAGCATTCCATAATCCATAATAGAATCACCTGCTGCGATATGCACATCATATGTACAGAACTCTTTTATATATTCTATGGCCGCTTCCTTTGTCAGTACCTTAGGCATAAAATATAATTTTTTACCTTGTAGAAGCACATACCAACCATGAACATCGAACTCTTGAATCATTGCTTGTAATTCATCGGACGGTAAAATTTCAATATCCACATGATGTACGTAAAAAAGATCATCTATATACAAAGAGCGTTGTAGCCATGTATCAGATTTAACCCTATCAAATAGCTTTAGCATATCCTTACGAGGGATCGAAGAATCTTCAATACGTCTAGATAATGTTTGCGTCCATTTTTCATATGGCTGACCCTTTTCTACTATTGTACCCCCATTGCTTGTAATTGCAAAAGCAGGGCATAAATCATGAATAAAATGGATTCTCTTATATTGATGCAATGCTCTTGTCGTAACAGGTACAAATAATGTTTGTTGGTGTACCTGTTGCAATACGGGTGCTGTTGCCTGTGTCATCATACTCATTGCTTTTTCAGCCTTGTGTTCAACGACCATTGTCTCTGTAGCGGGCGGAAACATCTCCATCATGCGTTTAGAATAAATAAGTGTTCGATCTAAATCAGATGTAAATAGTATCATCATATTCTCCTCTATAATTCTTTGATTAAACCACAACATGCATAGGACATATTTGAATATTCTTCAACCAATACATTTTTTTCCTGCGCTAGTAATAAAATATGTTTCAATTCATGCATGTACTGTGGATTAATTAAAATCTTCCAAGGTATCCTTCGCAGCAAAACTCTTGTTGTTTCACCAACACCTGGCTTAATGAAATGAATATTATCAATACCAAAATCTCGTTGAATTGTTTGCACGGATTTCATACCCTCCCAAGTAATCGGAGAGGTGTCTTGCTCTTGAATTTGTTGCACAATTGTACTTTGCACTTGTTCAAAACATGTGACGATACGTTCTATGTACAGCTTTGAGACATCTACGGCCTCTAATTCTTTATAGTATTTTGCACCATGAAAGTCGTTCGCATCCATAAACTGCAAATTTAACACCGTTCTACTCACCAATCCAGATACAGTCGAATTTAAACAAGCAGATGGTATTAAAAAATCCTCACGAGTTCCATAAATAGCAGCACAATGTCCCGGATCAGCCAAAACAGCTAAATCAGCACTTAACTGTTTTTGATATTGTAAATTAAACTTTTGGCAGGATTGGATTAATTCATTGGTAATTGCCCCTTTTCCTGTCCAACCATCAATAAATTGAAGACATCCTAGAGGGTGCTGAGTCAAAATATAACGAATCGCCGTTTCATCAAACCCGCGACCACGCAGTATAGAAATGGAGTAATGTGGGACATTCACACGATAATGCATGGATATATACCGTTTGATTAAAATGCCAATAGGTGTACCTGCACGAGCTAAACTCACAAGAATTAAATTTTCTAACC encodes:
- a CDS encoding YceG family protein, coding for MQTITIKSVLERHPDDWLQAFQDSPKDRAFYEITEQQVSFSRIAVRVLGVPIEEDDYFNSLFTLSQNANIHILSEELNKHIEPKDFQAIQTILSQHQQTPQGLSINRLVAMMYGYQLIPKHDDSVMNRHLQLATIKVVELFQKQQSLGLLANDFRRFLIDMVKWLKNHWILWTKSMKPTDDFPKVVWYGEATLSQRYFLLLLMELGCDVLIFHPAKIDELAEIDPNDTFSITYAYTNQTTLQPFPDKLRDRQATVGYRSSQHFEQLMHDQQSGVYKPWQFKDFMPRSLTLRMTYDDIFIYAKEKALVRPQFEVVGDEIAIPVIFAKISGVSSQREEYWHYMHQLLANPQTVFVQKFPYAATSRANFHFHYKHCLVNGELSVERIMQSDWWQYGELTLELQRAIAHTIKTSCEQPMLKQQPNETLYDLQLFLFKQMTMIPQEILRLLQSFDYSQEVPKLVLYQAPQQPALSREDMALLAFLNRFGMDIVFYNPTGQLDLEKHLQEDSYDVHRLEHMLFDLHYEEPKQQKKAPDKIIKKLFNRFF
- a CDS encoding HAD family hydrolase translates to MMILFTSDLDRTLIYSKRMMEMFPPATETMVVEHKAEKAMSMMTQATAPVLQQVHQQTLFVPVTTRALHQYKRIHFIHDLCPAFAITSNGGTIVEKGQPYEKWTQTLSRRIEDSSIPRKDMLKLFDRVKSDTWLQRSLYIDDLFYVHHVDIEILPSDELQAMIQEFDVHGWYVLLQGKKLYFMPKVLTKEAAIEYIKEFCTYDVHIAAGDSIMDYGMLAMADLAYTPNHGDLKDKQPKVLQNTTYSPHNGEAFTKDLLETVLQMASQQTVV
- a CDS encoding cysteine protease StiP family protein; this translates as MISTLQPDKMGSYAPEDVIFLLRDIGSAFLEMDNEKREQLIQSGIHYSEMLPVEKQPSNTYMNLFYKALDAHAERIAIAVGVVAEQIIETRGLENLILVSLARAGTPIGILIKRYISMHYRVNVPHYSISILRGRGFDETAIRYILTQHPLGCLQFIDGWTGKGAITNELIQSCQKFNLQYQKQLSADLAVLADPGHCAAIYGTREDFLIPSACLNSTVSGLVSRTVLNLQFMDANDFHGAKYYKELEAVDVSKLYIERIVTCFEQVQSTIVQQIQEQDTSPITWEGMKSVQTIQRDFGIDNIHFIKPGVGETTRVLLRRIPWKILINPQYMHELKHILLLAQEKNVLVEEYSNMSYACCGLIKEL